The following coding sequences are from one Wenzhouxiangella sp. AB-CW3 window:
- a CDS encoding class I SAM-dependent methyltransferase: protein MSEAPAFSAEIQRARELESNDPDEAGRLYMSVLERDPGNLEASNALERLHDPRRYSAWMRINCMIDPRDDIFRFIGTGPYSHNPIRDYLADGWRTLSELMVVMDKLDRPLTRVSSFLEFASGYGRFTRHLVKVLPGKVACSDVMPGAMEFAREQFGVEAFYSSFEPEEIEFPRRYEVVFVLSLLTHLPIEVWGRWLKAWAGAVAPGGVLIFTVHNEDVLRNQLGVEFDETGYSFLPSSESPSLEANQYGTSLATASVVAEQIRLALGTDPVLWEECAFWVGHDAIAIRPHG, encoded by the coding sequence ATGAGTGAAGCACCTGCATTCAGCGCCGAGATTCAGCGCGCCCGCGAGCTCGAATCAAACGACCCGGATGAGGCCGGACGCCTCTACATGAGCGTGCTGGAGCGAGACCCGGGCAATCTCGAAGCCAGCAACGCGCTGGAACGCCTGCACGACCCGCGCCGCTACAGCGCCTGGATGCGCATCAACTGCATGATTGACCCCAGGGACGATATTTTCCGTTTTATCGGCACCGGGCCCTACAGTCACAATCCGATTCGTGACTACCTGGCCGACGGTTGGCGTACCCTGAGCGAGCTGATGGTGGTGATGGACAAGCTCGATCGGCCATTAACCCGGGTATCCAGTTTTCTGGAGTTTGCCAGCGGTTACGGTCGTTTCACTCGGCACCTGGTCAAGGTGCTGCCGGGAAAGGTTGCCTGTTCCGACGTCATGCCGGGGGCCATGGAATTCGCCCGTGAACAGTTTGGCGTCGAGGCCTTCTATTCCTCGTTCGAGCCGGAAGAAATCGAGTTCCCGCGCCGTTACGAAGTGGTCTTCGTTCTGTCTCTGTTGACCCATCTGCCAATCGAGGTCTGGGGGCGCTGGCTGAAGGCCTGGGCCGGGGCGGTGGCGCCTGGCGGGGTGCTGATCTTCACGGTGCACAACGAGGATGTGCTGCGAAACCAGCTCGGTGTTGAGTTTGATGAGACCGGATACAGTTTCCTGCCCAGCAGCGAATCGCCGTCGCTGGAAGCCAACCAGTACGGCACCAGCCTGGCGACCGCCAGCGTCGTGGCCGAGCAGATTCGCCTGGCCTTGGGCACGGACCCGGTGCTGTGGGAGGAGTGCGCTTTCTGGGTCGGTCACGACGCCATCGCCATCCGGCCGCACGGCTGA
- the prmA gene encoding 50S ribosomal protein L11 methyltransferase yields the protein MNQATDDGWIQLTIRVAAGMAEAAEEELFASGAASVTLLDAADHPVHEPDPGETPLWPQVLVRGLFSHDLDRAAISERLHGAGLVQSADAVAFDTLADQDWERAWMDRFQPMRFGRDLWICPWHIEPEPDWPVVIRLDPGLAFGSGTHPTTALCLEWIDQQDFGGKQVIDYGCGSGILAIACALKGAERVVAIDHDPQALTATLDNARRNGVAPRIVTALPNTPEAEQALAERAGVVVANILAGPLIELSARLCDAVAPAGQIALSGILEAQAADVEARYREHLRPQRKDHREDWVLLSYCRAGNGGSSPD from the coding sequence ATGAATCAGGCCACCGACGATGGCTGGATCCAGCTCACCATCCGGGTCGCTGCCGGAATGGCCGAGGCCGCCGAGGAGGAACTGTTTGCCTCTGGGGCGGCCTCGGTCACCCTGCTCGATGCCGCCGACCACCCGGTCCACGAACCGGATCCCGGTGAGACGCCGCTGTGGCCACAGGTGCTGGTGCGTGGTCTGTTCTCGCACGATCTCGACCGGGCCGCTATCAGCGAACGGCTGCACGGGGCCGGCCTGGTGCAATCGGCCGACGCCGTGGCCTTCGATACACTGGCCGACCAGGACTGGGAGCGAGCCTGGATGGACCGATTCCAGCCCATGCGATTCGGTCGCGACCTGTGGATCTGCCCCTGGCATATCGAGCCCGAACCGGACTGGCCGGTGGTCATCCGCCTCGATCCCGGCCTGGCCTTTGGCAGCGGCACGCACCCGACCACCGCCCTGTGCCTGGAGTGGATCGACCAGCAGGACTTCGGCGGAAAACAGGTTATAGACTACGGCTGTGGCTCGGGCATCCTGGCCATTGCCTGCGCGCTCAAGGGCGCCGAACGCGTGGTGGCCATCGATCACGATCCGCAGGCCCTGACCGCCACACTAGACAATGCCCGGCGCAACGGGGTCGCCCCACGCATCGTCACCGCGCTGCCCAACACCCCGGAGGCGGAGCAGGCGCTGGCCGAACGGGCCGGAGTCGTTGTCGCCAATATCCTGGCCGGTCCGTTGATCGAACTGTCTGCACGGCTTTGCGATGCCGTCGCACCCGCTGGCCAAATAGCGCTGTCGGGCATACTCGAAGCTCAGGCTGCGGACGTGGAGGCTCGCTACCGCGAACACCTGAGGCCGCAGCGGAAAGACCATCGGGAAGACTGGGTACTGCTCAGCTATTGTCGAGCTGGAAACGGCGGCTCATCGCCAGACTGA
- a CDS encoding DUF4438 domain-containing protein codes for MRKILTALTTLLLALPLVAVAELQPIEFNAEALVEQAVIGEISQPAMRESIYRVKADGSVAMVPGTGSITYNYRTGDSAVDMAGNHVEPAVSIYNLGSDRSRTGNDNRALNALSMIGNQVRIVSGEATGETGWVIGKHGGVEHVMVDFAPEVYDHLVIGDRMQVRTVGGGMRLTNVEDVRVFNASPDLIEALNANGAGVTAEGRLRVPVTHVIPAKIMGSGLGRDHVYTGDYDIQMFDDDVNERHNLNSLRFGDIVAISDADHSHGRTWLGGAISVGVVVHGKTMTAGHGPGVTTLFTSPSGNIELVEDAEANLKSLLEIP; via the coding sequence ATGCGCAAGATCCTAACCGCTCTAACCACCCTGCTGCTCGCCCTGCCGCTGGTTGCGGTCGCCGAATTGCAACCCATCGAGTTCAACGCCGAGGCACTGGTCGAGCAGGCCGTGATCGGCGAGATCTCGCAGCCGGCCATGCGCGAGTCGATCTACCGGGTCAAGGCCGATGGCTCGGTTGCCATGGTCCCCGGCACCGGCTCGATCACCTACAACTACCGTACCGGCGACTCGGCGGTGGACATGGCCGGCAATCACGTCGAACCGGCCGTGAGCATCTACAACCTCGGTTCCGACCGTTCCCGCACCGGCAATGACAACCGTGCGCTGAACGCCCTGTCGATGATCGGCAACCAGGTGCGAATCGTCTCCGGCGAAGCGACCGGCGAGACCGGCTGGGTGATCGGCAAGCATGGCGGCGTGGAGCATGTCATGGTCGATTTCGCTCCGGAGGTCTATGACCATCTGGTCATTGGTGATCGCATGCAGGTGCGCACGGTCGGTGGCGGCATGCGCCTGACCAACGTCGAGGATGTGCGCGTATTCAATGCCAGCCCCGATCTCATCGAGGCCCTCAACGCCAACGGCGCCGGCGTCACCGCCGAAGGTCGTCTGCGAGTTCCGGTCACCCACGTCATTCCGGCCAAGATCATGGGCTCTGGCCTGGGTCGCGATCACGTCTACACCGGCGACTACGACATCCAGATGTTCGACGACGACGTCAACGAGCGCCATAACCTGAACAGCCTGCGCTTCGGCGATATCGTCGCCATCAGCGATGCCGACCACTCCCACGGCCGCACCTGGCTGGGCGGCGCGATTTCGGTGGGCGTGGTGGTTCACGGCAAGACCATGACCGCCGGCCACGGCCCCGGCGTGACCACGCTGTTCACCTCGCCGTCAGGCAACATCGAGCTGGTCGAGGACGCCGAGGCCAACCTCAAGTCACTGCTCGAGATTCCTTAG
- a CDS encoding 16S rRNA (uracil(1498)-N(3))-methyltransferase, with amino-acid sequence MTRPVRIHTSRPLELDQTVELETRPARHLVKVLRRRAGDPVVLFNGDGREYSGTIAESRPPGHCSVTVTRAESPAVESPLAITLVQAIGRGERMDWTIQKACELGVAAIIPVFTERTEVKLDARRAEKRLAHWHGVAVAACEQSGRVHIPHIGTPLQLTALKPEVSPRFYLDPTADCTIPAMAAPTAGRAMLAIGPEGGFADHEIEWLKRRDFEGLRLGPRVLRTETAGPAAIAILQALFGDLQ; translated from the coding sequence ATGACTCGGCCCGTCCGAATCCACACAAGCCGACCGCTTGAGCTCGACCAGACGGTTGAGCTCGAGACCCGACCCGCGCGGCACCTGGTCAAGGTGCTCCGACGCCGCGCCGGCGACCCGGTCGTGCTGTTCAACGGCGACGGCCGGGAATACTCCGGCACCATTGCCGAGAGCCGACCACCGGGTCACTGCAGCGTGACCGTCACCCGGGCTGAATCGCCGGCCGTCGAATCGCCGCTGGCCATCACCCTGGTCCAGGCCATCGGTCGGGGCGAGCGCATGGACTGGACCATTCAGAAGGCCTGCGAGCTGGGCGTGGCTGCCATTATTCCGGTATTCACCGAGCGCACCGAGGTGAAACTCGATGCCCGGCGGGCCGAAAAACGCCTTGCCCACTGGCATGGCGTGGCGGTGGCAGCCTGCGAACAAAGCGGCCGGGTACACATACCGCATATTGGCACTCCGCTTCAATTGACCGCGTTGAAGCCGGAAGTATCCCCGCGCTTTTATCTTGATCCGACGGCCGATTGCACCATACCGGCCATGGCGGCGCCGACGGCGGGCCGGGCCATGCTGGCCATCGGTCCCGAGGGCGGCTTCGCCGATCACGAGATCGAGTGGCTGAAACGCCGGGACTTCGAGGGACTGCGCCTGGGCCCCAGGGTCCTGCGCACCGAGACGGCCGGGCCTGCCGCCATTGCCATCCTGCAGGCGCTGTTCGGGGATCTGCAATGA